In the genome of Magnolia sinica isolate HGM2019 chromosome 2, MsV1, whole genome shotgun sequence, one region contains:
- the LOC131237877 gene encoding protein PHOTOPERIOD-INDEPENDENT EARLY FLOWERING 1-like isoform X1, whose amino-acid sequence MASKGPRPKLDHDTRAKKQKALDAPRGPLRPKTHWDHVLEEMIWLSKDFESERKWKLALAKKVAIRASKNMLDQATRGEKKVKEEEQRLRKTALNISKDVKKFWMKIEKLVLYKHQLELDERKKQTLDKQLDFLLGQTERYSTMLAENLGDMPFPHKTLHSESTTEHQADLNREGNERGLPGSTEHPESQSGNVEIDGDYGIQSEDESEDDEHTIEEDEALITEEERREELAALQDEVDLPLEELLKRYATNKVSVSREGSPESDEDAAESVKNRKYLTKDDGNQVNGSLTPKLLEKRLYTNSLLSLWEDHQPVGGEIDANNAAPASTQHLGENNGEVFKSEKHISVAKTYQSKLHSKGCWTSDEEYEPLDFRDELNDGDYVLGTGEEKDDETTLSEEEELSKEEANDPMDEIKLLQQESEMPVEELLARYKKDGFTDEDTQECASPASEDDHSADQDIGLKSRSVSVHESAAEKAELGDIKEVHLVTKEMEVKPDKKSEGKESESIIADAAAAARSAQPTGNTFSTTKVRTKFPFLLKYPLREYQHIGLDWLVTMYEKRLNGILADEMGLGKTIMTIALLAHLACEKGIWGPHLIVVPTSVMLNWETEFLKWCPAFKILTYFGSAKERKFKRQGWLKANSFHVCITTYRLVIQDAKAFKRKKWKYLILDEAHLIKNWKSQRWQTLLNFNSKRRILLTGTPLQNDLMELWSLMHFLMPHIFQSHQEFKDWFSNPISGMVEGQEKVNKEVVDRLHNVLRPFILRRLKRDVEKQLPKKYEHVIYCRLSRRQRNLYEDFIASSETQATLASANFFGMISVIMQLRKVCNHPDLFEGRPIISSFDMGGIDHQLSSSVCTILASDPFSTVDLTGLSFLFTHHESSMTSWESDELLAIGTPSSLIEEVLDPETHEKVGPSYRTHDCVRKTRGTNIFEEIQKALREERVKQIRERIASIAWWNTLRCRKKPVYGTNLNELVTIKHPVFDIHQQKSNPSCYMDFSSKLGDIVLSPMDRFETLLNLIESFMFSIPAARAPPPFCWCSKTGAPVFMHPAFKEKCTEVFAPLLSPIRLAIVRRQVYFPDRRLIQFDCGKLQELAVLLRRLKSEGHRALIFTQMTKMLDTLEAFINLYGYTYMRLDGSTQPEERQTLMQRFNTNPKFFLFILSTRSGGVGINLVGADTVIFYDSDWNPAMDNQAQDRCHRIGQTREVHIYRLISESTIEENILKKANQKRALDDLVIQSGGYNTEFFKKLDPMELFSGHGTLPIENLQKGRSTGIEISDSRVEDHLSNADVEAALKYAEDEADYMALKKVEQEEAVDNQEFTEEAIGRLEDEDLVNEDDIKPDEKISEVNTSSTAIVSKDTDSTLNGGNSNEERALTLAMREEDVDMLADVKQMAAAAAAAGQASSSFENQLRPIDRYAMQFLELWDPIIDKSAIESQVTFEEAEWELDRIEKFKEDLEAEIDEDEEPLLYERWNADFATEAYRQQVEALAQRQLMEEQEAEAKEIEDADDDGNETVTIEHKRKTKKKTKKTKFKSLKKGALASESESFLEEPSIEVEPIFTEDKVISPEAHSPDTAPHSPPLKKKCKKSLAAPEEEENISRKTSKKPKKAHDKKPMVDSGTSDKQNAGSKGLKSGEVVIDLELKPASKSKMGGKISIAAMPVKRVLLIKPEKLKKKGNIWSKDCIPSPDSWSPQEDAILCAVVHEYSANWSLASDVLYDMPAGGLYRGRFRHPAHCCERYRELFVKCVSSTTTDHPHNEKTGSAGSGKALLKVTEDHIRTLLDVASEQPDNELLLQKHFTAILSSVWRAKSRVDQRQITSFSRNGVYSNRKFFSAANENPAKSRSEQEKRNLAIFGQKSKLVAAALNDAYYRELREEPLLQPTQLEALAMAERMEITLEFQNNQRDPGIPLPSTISLTVSSSGPLQSVVEPLGGSMLPESSRNVAENRFRMASKACFEGEGMGWASSAFPTCDIVRSRSGSKPQLLGKHKASSDSLKSPKSKLPRTKEPNIEPSPASKLAPPSPVTASTDTTWNLNLPPFILATGNEDFPGSGVHDFSPTRKYFEYIPDQYDPGFFADLDDCLLFSDEITDVG is encoded by the exons GAAGACGATGAACATACCATTGAAGAGGATGAAGCTCTTATAACGGAGGAAGAACGGAGAGAAGAATTGGCAGCTCTGCAAGATGAAGTAGATCTACCACTTGAGGAACTTCTCAAGCGATACGCTACGAACAAAG TCTCAGTTAGCAGGGAAGGAAGCCCAGAAAGTGATGAAGATGCAGCTGAATCAGTCAAGAACAGAAAATATCTGACTAAGG ATGATGGGAACCAAGTAAATGGCTCGTTAACGCCCAAGCTTCTTGAGAAGCGGTTGTATACAAATAGTCTTCTGTCATTGTGGGAAGACCATCAACCTGTTGGTGGGGAGATTGATGCAAATAACGCAGCCCCTGCTTCCACTCAGCACCTT gGAGAAAATAATGGTGAAGTCTTCAAGTCAGAGAAGCATATTTCAGTAGCTAAGACATATCAATCCAAACTTCATTCAAagggttgctggacatctgatgAAGAATATGAGCCACTTGATTTTCGTGATGAGCTG AATGATGGGGATTATGTCCTTGGTACTGGAGAAGAAAAG GATGATGAGACGACCTTGTCTGAGGAGGAGGAGCTGTCAAAGGAAGAAGCAAATGACCCCATGGATGAG ATCAAGTTACTGCAACAGGAGAGCGAGATGCCTGTAGAAGAGCTGCTTGCAAGGTATAAAAAG GATGGCTTCACTGATGAAGACACCCAGGAATGTGCATCCCCAGCTTCTGAGGACGATCATTCAGCAGATCAGGACATTGGACTGAAAAGCCGTAGTGTTTCTGTGCATGAAAGTGCAGCTGAAAAAGCCGAATTGGGTGACATCAAGGAAGTACATCTTGTTACAAAGGAAATGGAAGTGAAACCCGATAAAAAATCTGAAGGAAAGGAGAGTGAAAGTATAATAGCTGAtgcagctgctgctgccagaTCAGCACAACCTACTGGTAACACGTTCTCAACAACCAAAGTGCGTACAAAGTTTCCATTCCTTCTCAAGTACCCTCTCCGTGAGTACCAACATATTGGTTTGGATTGGCTTGTCACAATGTATGAGAAGAGACTCAATGGAATTCTAGCTGATGAAATGGGCCTGGGGAAGACAATAATGACAATTGCTCTTCTAGCACACCTTGCATGTGAAAAGGGAATATGGGGACCGCACCTCATAGTTGTCCCAACAAGTGTTATGCTCAACTGGGAAACTGAGTTTCTTAAATGGTGCCCAGCTTTTAAAATTCTGACCTACTTTGGAAGCGCAAAAGAGCGGAAGTTTAAAAGGCAGGGTTGGTTAAAGGCCAACTCCTTCCATGTATGTATCACAACTTACAGGCTTGTTATTCAGGACGCAAAAGCATTCAAGCGGAAGAAGTGGAAATACCTGATTTTGGATGAAGCCCATTTGATAAAGAACTGGAAATCCCAGAGGTGGCAAACTCTGTTAAACTTCAACTCAAAGCGGCGAATTTTATTGACAGGGACGCCTCTGCAGAATGACCTCATGGAGCTTTGGTCTCTGATGCATTTCTTAATGCCGCACATATTCCAATCACATCAGGAATTCAAGGATTGGTTCAGTAATCCCATTTCTGGGATGGTGGAAGGACAGGAAAAGGTAAACAAGGAAGTTGTCGATCGCTTGCACAATGTGCTCCGTCCTTTCATACTCCGCCGGTTGAAAAGGGATGTGGAGAAGCAACTCCCAAAGAAGTACGAACATGTAATATATTGTAGGCTCTCAAGAAGGCAGCGGAACTTGTATGAAGATTTTATTGCCAGCTCTGAAACACAAGCGACATTGGCAAGCGCAAATTTTTTCGGGATGATTAGTGTTATAATGCAGCTCCGTAAGGTTTGCAATCATCCAGATCTTTTCGAAGGCCGTCCGATCATAAGCTCATTTGACATGGGCGGGATTGACCATCAACTGAGTTCTTCTGTTTGTACAATCCTTGCTTCTGATCCATTCTCTACAGTTGACCTGACAGGTTTATCATTTCTATTTACTCATCATGAAAGCAGCATGACTTCTTGGGAGAGTGATGAGTTACTAGCCATTGGTACCCCATCAAGTTTAATTGAGGAGGTTCTTGATCCAGAGACTCATGAGAAAGTGGGACCTAGTTATAGGACTCATGACTGTGTAAGGAAAACGCGTGGGACCAACATTTTTGAAGAGATTCAAAAGGCACTTCGCGAAGAGAGAGTGAAGCAGATAAGAGAAAGGATAGCATCCATTGCATGGTGGAATACATTACGGTGCCGAAAGAAGCCCGTTTATGGTACAAATCTGAATGAGCTGGTTACCATTAAGCATCCTGTTTTCGATATTCATCAGCAGAAAAGTAATCCTTCCTGCTACATGGACTTCTCATCGAAGCTTGGTGATATTGTCCTGTCTCCGATGGACCGCTTTGAAACGCTGCTTAACCTGATTGAATCATTTATGTTTTCGATTCCAGCAGCACGAGCCCCTCCACCTTTTTGTTGGTGCAGTAAAACAGGAGCCCCCGTTTTTATGCACCCAGCTTTTAAGGAAAAATGCACAGAGGTCTTCGCTCCTCTTCTTTCACCCATTAGACTTGCCATTGTCAGGCGGCAAGTGTATTTTCCTGACAGGCGACTCATACAGTTCGATTGTGGTAAGCTTCAGGAGCTTGCTGTCCTTCTGAGGCGTTTGAAATCGGAAGGCCACAGGGCATTGATATTCACTCAGATGACAAAGATGCTTGATACCCTTGAGGCATTCATTAACTTGTATGGTTACACGTATATGCGTTTAGATGGTTCTACTCAACCAGAGGAGAGGCAGACGTTGATGCAGCGGTTTAATACAAACccgaaattttttctttttattttatcaaCTCGGAGTGGTGGTGTTGGTATTAACTTGGTTGGGGCTGATACAGTCATTTTTTATGACAGTGACTGGAATCCAGCAATGGACAACCAAGCACAAGATAGGTGCCACAGAATAGGGCAAACCCGAGAAGTGCATATTTATCGACTAATTAGTGAGAGTACAATTGAAGAGAATATACTGAAGAAAGCAAATCAGAAGCGGGCACTTGATGACTTGGTCATACAGAGCGGTGGTTACAACACTGAATTCTTTAAAAAGCTTGATCCAATGGAATTGTTCTCAGGTCATGGAACACTTCCTATTGAAAATCTGCAAAAAGGACGATCAACTGGGATTGAAATTTCTGACAGCAGGGTGGAGGATCATTTATCAAATGCAGATGTTGAAGCTGCTTTAAAATATGCAGAAGATGAAGCCGATTATATGGCCTTGAAGAAAGTCGAACAGGAAGAGGCTGTGGACAATCAGGAGTTCACTGAAGAGGCCATTGGGAGATTAGAAGATGAGGATCTTGTAAATGAAGATGATATAAAGCCTGATGAAAAGATTAGTGAAGTGAACACTAGCTCGACTGCCATTGTAAGTAAGGACACTGATAGCACCTTGAATGGGGGTAACTCGAATGAAGAAAGAGCTCTTACTTTGGCCATGAGAGAGGAAGATGTCGACATGCTGGCTGATGTCAAGCAGATggcggcagcagcagctgctgcaggACAAGCAAGTTCgtcttttgaaaatcaactccgGCCAATTGATAGGTACGCGATGCAATTCCTGGAACTGTGGGACCCAATAATAGACAAATCTGCAATAGAATCCCAAGTGACATTTGAGGAAGCAGAATGGGAACTGGATCGTATTGAGAAATTCAAGGAAGATTTAGAAGCTGAGATCGATGAAGACGAGGAACCTTTATTATATGAAA GATGGAATGCTGATTTTGCAACTGAGGCATACCGGCAGCAAGTTGAAGCCTTAGCTCAGCGTCAG TTGATGGAGGAACAAGAAGCTGAAGCTAAAGAGATTgaagatgcagatgatgatggaaACGAAACTGTTACCATTGAGCATAAACGTAAGACGaaaaagaagacgaagaagacgAAATTCAAATCTTTAAAGAAAGGAGCTCTAGCATCAGAATCAGAATCGTTTCTTGAGGAACCATCAATTGAAGTAGAACCCATTTTCACTGAAGACAAGGTTATCAGTCCTGAGGCTCACTCTCCAGACACTGCACCACATTCACCACCTCTTAAGAAGAAGTGTAAGAAGTCTCTAGCAGCACCTGAAGAGGAAGAAAATATCTCAAGGAAAACTTCAAAGAAACCCAAGAAGGCTCACGACAAAAAACCTATGGTTGATTCCGGCACTTCAGATAAGCAGAATGCGGGATCCAAAGGATTAAAATCTGGTGAGGTAGTGATTGATCTTGAACTCAAACCAGCTAGCAAGAGCAAGATGGGAGGGAAGATCTCTATAGCAGCCATGCCGGTCAAACGCGTTTTGCTGATCAAACCTGAGAAGTTGAAGAAGAAGGGAAACATTTGGTCAAAAGATTGTATTCCTTCACCAGATTCTTGGTCACCGCAGGAGGATGCCATATTGTGTGCTGTTGTGCATGAGTACAGTGCAAACTGGAGCTTGGCAAGTGACGTGCTTTATGATATGCCTGCTGGTGGGCTTTACAGAGGGAGGTTCCGCCACCCTGCCCATTGTTGTGAGAGGTACAGGGAGCTGTTTGTGAAATGTGTTTCGTCAACAACGACAGACCACCCTCACAATGAGAAGACTGGTTCTGCTGGTTCTGGAAAGGCTCTCCTTAAAGTGACAGAG GATCATATTCGGACACTACTTGATGTGGCAAGTGAACAGCCTGATAATGAACTGCTTCTACAGAAGCACTTTACAGCCATACTCTCTTCGGTGTGGAGAGCGAAATCCCGTGTTGACCAACGTCAAATCACGTCATTTTCCCGTAATGGTGTTTATTCTAACAGAAAGTTTTTCTCTGCTGCAAATGAGAACCCCGCAAAATCTAGAAGCGAACAGGAAAAGAGGAACTTGGCAATTTTTGGCCAGAAGAGTAAGTTAGTAGCGGCTGCACTCAACGATGCTTATTACAGAGAACTCCGAGAGGAGCCGTTGCTTCAGCCCACCCAGCTAGAAGCTCTAGCCATGGCAGAACGAATGGAAATAACATTGGAGTTTCAGAACAACCAACGTGACCCGGGAATCCCTCTTCCATCGACCATTAGTCTGACAGTATCTAGCTCAGGTCCACTACAGTCGGTGGTTGAACCACTGGGAGGAAGTATGCTACCAGAATCTTCTCGCAATGTTGCTGAAAATCGTTTCAG GATGGCATCAAAGGCTTGTTTTGAAGGTGAAGGCATGGGCTGGGCATCATCAGCTTTTCCCACCTGTGACATTGTTAGATCCCGATCCGGTTCAAAACCACAGTTGCTAGGGAAGCACAAGGCCTCCTCTGATTCACTCAAGTCTCCAAAATCCAAGCTCCCAAGAACTAAAGAACCAAACATAGAGCCTTCCCCTGCTAGCAAACTAGCTCCTCCATCTCCTGTAACAGCTTCAACAGATACCACCTGGAATCTCAATCTACCGCCCTTCATTCTTGCAACTGGGAACGAGGATTTTCCTGGCTCTGGCGTGCATGACTTTTCTCCAACAAGAAAATACTTCGAATATATTCCAGATCAGTACGATCCAGGCTTCTTTGCGGACCTTGATGATTGTTTGTTGTTTTCGGATGAAATCACAGATGTCGGATGA